A window from Gossypium raimondii isolate GPD5lz chromosome 7, ASM2569854v1, whole genome shotgun sequence encodes these proteins:
- the LOC105792464 gene encoding uncharacterized protein LOC105792464 isoform X2 produces MISPTLLVPSLQNQVSAIYKVILSTKKPLLVRVTWCKNQTGQGLILNFGDDDEDDPSTCFKLNTNLRFFRKKKGNKVIEANHSKIEVIWDLSSAKYDAGPEPVNGFYVLVMVDSEISLVLGDIDEETVTRKFKKKTPVAKVSLISRQEHCSGNTLYSTKAQFSDTGIVHDVLIRFGGENEGLKHPVLSVYIDKKTVIRVKRLQWNFRGNQTIFVDGLSVDLMWDVHDWFFKPVTGSAIFMFRTRSGFDSRLWLEEKLLQKDQDRHGFSLLIYACKNT; encoded by the coding sequence ATGATCTCCCCTACATTACTAGTGCCTTCACTCCAGAACCAAGTCTCTGCTATTTACAAAGTCATTCTTTCTACTAAGAAGCCACTATTGGTTCGGGTCACATGGTGCAAGAACCAAACCGGTCAGGGCCTTATCTTAAACTTTGGTGACGACGATGAAGATGACCCGTCAACCTGCTTTAAACTCAACACCAATTTGAGGTTTTTCAGGAAGAAGAAAGGTAACAAAGTGATCGAAGCTAACCATTCAAAGATTGAAGTCATTTGGGATCTTTCCTCCGCTAAATATGATGCAGGACCCGAACCGGTTAACGGGTTCTATGTGTTAGTCATGGTTGACTCAGAGATAAGCCTTGTTTTAGGCGACATTGATGAAGAAACCGTCACCAGAAAGTTCAAAAAGAAGACCCCAGTTGCTAAAGTCTCCCTCATTTCCCGACAAGAACATTGTTCAGGCAATACCCTCTACTCCACCAAGGCTCAATTCTCTGATACGGGCATTGTTCATGATGTTTTGATAAGATTTGGTGGGGAAAATGAAGGCCTAAAGCACCCTGTTTTATCAGTTTACATCGATAAGAAGACAGTGATTCGTGTGAAGAGGTTGCAATGGAATTTTAGAGGAAACCAGACCATATTTGTTGATGGGTTATCAGTTGATCTGATGTGGGATGTTCATGATTGGTTCTTCAAACCTGTCACGGGTTCTGCAATTTTCATGTTTAGGACAAGAAGTGGATTCGATAGCCGACTTTGGTTGGAGGAGAAGTTGTTGCAGAAAGATCAAGATAGACATGGATTCTCATTGTTGATTTATGCCTGTAAGAACACATAA
- the LOC105792464 gene encoding uncharacterized protein LOC105792464 isoform X1, with amino-acid sequence MRDIVSCFSENAVNVSHSSCSSSHSSNDACMISPTLLVPSLQNQVSAIYKVILSTKKPLLVRVTWCKNQTGQGLILNFGDDDEDDPSTCFKLNTNLRFFRKKKGNKVIEANHSKIEVIWDLSSAKYDAGPEPVNGFYVLVMVDSEISLVLGDIDEETVTRKFKKKTPVAKVSLISRQEHCSGNTLYSTKAQFSDTGIVHDVLIRFGGENEGLKHPVLSVYIDKKTVIRVKRLQWNFRGNQTIFVDGLSVDLMWDVHDWFFKPVTGSAIFMFRTRSGFDSRLWLEEKLLQKDQDRHGFSLLIYACKNT; translated from the coding sequence ATGAGAGACATTGTTTCTTGTTTCAGTGAAAACGCAGTAAACGTTTCTCATTCTTCATGTTCTTCAAGCCATTCAAGCAATGATGCTTGTATGATCTCCCCTACATTACTAGTGCCTTCACTCCAGAACCAAGTCTCTGCTATTTACAAAGTCATTCTTTCTACTAAGAAGCCACTATTGGTTCGGGTCACATGGTGCAAGAACCAAACCGGTCAGGGCCTTATCTTAAACTTTGGTGACGACGATGAAGATGACCCGTCAACCTGCTTTAAACTCAACACCAATTTGAGGTTTTTCAGGAAGAAGAAAGGTAACAAAGTGATCGAAGCTAACCATTCAAAGATTGAAGTCATTTGGGATCTTTCCTCCGCTAAATATGATGCAGGACCCGAACCGGTTAACGGGTTCTATGTGTTAGTCATGGTTGACTCAGAGATAAGCCTTGTTTTAGGCGACATTGATGAAGAAACCGTCACCAGAAAGTTCAAAAAGAAGACCCCAGTTGCTAAAGTCTCCCTCATTTCCCGACAAGAACATTGTTCAGGCAATACCCTCTACTCCACCAAGGCTCAATTCTCTGATACGGGCATTGTTCATGATGTTTTGATAAGATTTGGTGGGGAAAATGAAGGCCTAAAGCACCCTGTTTTATCAGTTTACATCGATAAGAAGACAGTGATTCGTGTGAAGAGGTTGCAATGGAATTTTAGAGGAAACCAGACCATATTTGTTGATGGGTTATCAGTTGATCTGATGTGGGATGTTCATGATTGGTTCTTCAAACCTGTCACGGGTTCTGCAATTTTCATGTTTAGGACAAGAAGTGGATTCGATAGCCGACTTTGGTTGGAGGAGAAGTTGTTGCAGAAAGATCAAGATAGACATGGATTCTCATTGTTGATTTATGCCTGTAAGAACACATAA